Within Dermacentor variabilis isolate Ectoservices chromosome 8, ASM5094787v1, whole genome shotgun sequence, the genomic segment ACCATCGGCAGAGGCGCTGGCACAAGACTCCCGCACCGCATTGCGCTGGCTCCAGGCGCGCACGACAGGCCGACCATTGATCGTGTGGGGCCACTCGCTGGGCACAGGTGTCGCCATACGCCTTCTGGAAGACCTGCAGCGCCGTGGAGAGGCACCACCAGCGGGTCTCGTGCTCGAAGCCCCGTTCGACGCCCTGCACCGTGTCGCCGCCACGCACCCGCTATCACTGCCCTACCGCTGGCTGCCCTACTTTGAGCTCACCTTCGTCGCGAGCCTCAAAAACGACCCCGTCGTCGAGTTCAACAGCACCACCCGTGCCCGCTCCGTCTCGCCCAAGCTGCCCGTGCTGGTGTTGCATGCTCGTGATGATGCGACGGTGCCGTTTGCATTGGGTGAGAAGCTGCACGACGCCTTCCGCGAGGCACGCCAGGGCAACCCGAGCGCGGGACCACTGCTACTGCACGCCTACGATGGCCGGTTAGGGTACGGCCACAAGCACTTGCACCGCGACCCGGAATTGACTGCCatagtggccaagttctttgccCTCAACCGCACCGATATACGGCCCTAGGGTGCCGACCTGCCAGCGGTAGCATTCCGCGATGCCTCGATGCCACAGGCATTTTGGGGACGCCGGAGCAATGGCCAATTCGGGACCAACGTGCTTTCACTGACTCATCTTGGTAATGTGTGGTGGGCGAAACGCATACAGTATTCCTGGCTTCTCAGTGTCACGAGCTTGCATGGTTGCCACGTCTGTGCCCACGAGCAGTTTCATGAATTTGCAAAGCGGTGGCGACTTAACGTTGTGTGCAGAGGCAGATTGCTTTATTTTACTAGTACCATTCATATCAGCTCCAGGGTGACGAGTCTAGAGCGGGGCATTCCTTGCGAGTGTTTCCGACTGCAGGTGCAATGCGTGGTAAGGTGAGTGCCCAAGTCCAAAGAGAGAGTAAGTCGGGGCCTGCTGTTCATAACTTGTACGTAGACATGTTACAGGGCTTAAGCTAGATGTCGTGTGAAAGCTTCTGAATGACATATGCATTGCCGTCCCAAGTCCAAGAAGGCGAAGAATAGTTTTTGGCATAAGTTAAAAGGTCTGCCGTTCTCAACTTAGACGTGGACTGTTTAGAGGCTTGAAGCCAATGCAACAGTGTTTGACTGTGAGTTTGACATGATGAAGATCAGCTGTTCTGTTTGTTGTACCAGATGTAGCATTGTTGTACCAGTGCCTTTGTGGTCCCGTTCACTTTTTGCAGCTTCCCCTTGTCATGCAGTCTGCGTATCTTGCACCAGACAGTCTGTGCGCAGCTGTATTGGACATAGCAGCGGACTGGCGTGTCTTTTTACCTTTTTGTTCATGAAACTGAAGAGCGCTTGTGTGAGTTATGTTTGTTGGCATCCCTGTGCAGCTGTGGTTGTGCGAGGAGTATGGGTTACTCGGATCACTAGTCTTTTGCAAGAATGACATGgtgttgtggttttgcataacACTGCCACCACCACCGGTGGCAGTGTCAAGCAGAATATAGACTAGCTCATGGAAATCTTCAGGTGTGTTGATATTCATATGGGCGGCTGACACATacgttaaaggagtactgacacaaaattttgaaGCGGAGATAATGCGCGAGAATGATTTGTGTGGGCACATGCATCGTCTGCAAAATGTCAACGCCGAATATTGCTTGGAACATATTTCAAGTCAATTTTAAAGAACGTGTGCGCAGCCAACCGCACAACGCAGCGCCTCGCAACATTGACATCAAGGAAGGATTGTAAACAACGAGAAAACGCCACGTCACAAATTTTCATTGGCTGCCATGCTGCTTGCATGTGCTCTTAGTTGTTGGTTGTAGTGGGACGCTTTctgtgtcgctgcaactgcagcaTTAAGCAGCAGTTTTTGTTGTGTCCGCAGATATCCCGCACTATCGGCTTGACTCGTTGCACTGACCATTGaatgtggccgatgcgagggtcttgaggttcgtcctcgctgTCACTGGCTGCAATATCAGAGCTACTGCTTTCTAGTGGGTCGAATTgaaagtgattggccacgtctaatacgGCAGCAACTCCCGCCTGCAGGAAATCGTCACCGCTGGACAACAAGAATGAGGACGATAATGGTGGCAAGGACATCACAAAGCAAGTGCAGGCGTAGTAGACAAACTAGCAACACGAAGCTTGCACACCAGCGTGCGCATTCGCATTCGCGTCAGAGCATAAGTCAGAGGTTTTCACGATCACGtgcccagctgtgtttacattccttctctGGCCCATCTCATAGCTCTCTAAACctgaaacttggactggtcgTTACAAGTAAAcgaataattacctgtcgcgcgcTGAAGTAAATGATGTTTCGTGGCGTGATTACTTGGTCATTAGCTTGTTGTAGTTAGCTACTTATTAaagcaggaaaaaattttttgtCAGTACTCCTTTTAGCTAACAGGCAAAGAAAGAGATTATTTAAGTCCACAGATGGGCTTTAGGCAAGTTGTTTGAGTGTTGGGTTAGCACCCAAATGCATTGTACATTGAGCTCTCTGCAGTGGTTAGCAACTATTAGTTGCGACTGGTTTGTGCACCATTTTATGTTATGTGAGCCTTGGCAGGTTACTGGCAGAATACATTGCATGTACAAGTCTCTACATTAAAGGGAACATGTAAGTGAGCATTGTGGCACTGATTACCACCGAGATATGGCATAAAAGCTCACAGACTAGCTTTCTATATATAAATGTATGTCCAGTAAATTATATCGGCTGTTTCTTTTAAATGAAGGCAAAGAAAAGTTCCAATTATATTGGATTTATTAATGAATAAGTGTTCCCCTTAACAATGGACCATACTGCACAGACTCCCAGATTATTTTAATTGTGCAAGCGTTGACCACGTGGCATGTCAGCGCGTTAAAATGGCAAGAAACGACGAGATCAGTAATAATATGCTTACGCGCGCAGAGCACACTCTGGTGTaagcgtcgtctgctatgctgGACACACCCCCTTCCCGAGTTATCAGTGCAGTCCTGTTCACACAAAAAAGCCGCTGTGAAGCAGAAAACATGTACGACTAAGGTGTGCATCTGCGACACGATTTTCATATTTCTTTCATATTACTGGGCCAATACATGTGCCATAGAAttgcaggggaggggggggatttATCAGCACGTATGAGGAATTGTCTGTGAACTATGGGTCTTCAGAGATAACAAAGGCAGAGCGTATGCACTCCTGGAATGAATAGCGTAGCagacatcttgaaggggcagcgcaacaagacgaagacagaaggcaggaacacaggACAACACACaggtcagcgctgtcctgtgtgttcctgccttctgtcttcgtcttattgcgctgccccttcaagatgttcaaccagtaccaactcgcccaaatgtcgatccttctgcgTAGCAGATGTTCGCACTAGTAGGGCAGAATGTATGTGCCCCTGGAATAAATAGCATAGCAGACAACGTTCACCCTAGAAGTTGCTTTGTGCACTTGCACATACCATTGCCGATCTCACTACTACTCACCGATATAAGGCACTGGGGGCTGTACATTCAGTCACCATAACTTTGTCCAGTTTGTGTGTTCTTTAAGCTAACTTTATGTAAGCCTTTTGTGTATAATCAAAGGTAACAAAATTTAATTCTGGaagagaaaattgtcatccaccagAATGTAGCACGAGGCTACAAGGGATACCCGCATGGGTTTCCCCGAAAGCTTCACGGTTGAGGACAAATTTCCCCTGGtacgggattcgaacccgggacccaACGTGTttccggggcagtcgctctaccatctgagctaaccttgccgaggaacccgtatgggtgcTACATTCGGggggatgacaattttccctttcgtaacacttcctccaccttgcgggattccgcagaactgatttgccaaatttagatttttatttttctcgcaaATTGCAGTCAGTTCACGGTGCTGTTATCAGAACACAATAGCACTGTACTGTGTGTAGGATCTGGCATAATCTCATCTGAACTGTACCAAAGCTTTCAGAAAAGTAGAGTACCAatatttctgctttctttttaattaccTAGCAGAGCTTAGCTCACGTTGTTGTGTAAGCCCTATGATAAATGATGGAGTGCTAACTGCATGGGTGGAATGTCAACTTGGTGATATATTGAAACTCAGAGTGGTGGTAGCTATAGGCGTTAATCAAATTATTTGAGGAGTGCCTTATAGGAGAGTGTGCCAAGCATAATGCCCGTTTACTCCGCGAGTGAAATGAATATGTTTACACTTCCTGTATGtaataaaaaaacatatttttgcaATGTGCTGGTAAAAGTTAATAAAAGAACACTGCAATTTTATGTATTGGCAGTGTTCACATGTGATGCTTCGTGCCTTTCTCAGATGCAGAGCATTTTATTTCCCTGCTTTATCATAATTGGGCTACACTTCTATTACAGCCAAGCCCTgatcgtgattggctcctctgtgCAAGCTGTGGAAGGTAGCCAATCGCAGCCAAGAaatttgatcgcgatcaaaagtgcccCATGTAACCAGGCTACTGGTATGGCTAATAGGGAAAAAGGAATTGAGGATCACTTGAGACAGTGCCTCAAGTAACAAGTCACATTAGCTGACTTAATGGTGTTAACTATAGCATAAGCATGAAAGGAGTCGCAACATCATGACTTTTACGATGCAGAAATCCTGGCTGGGGAAAAATTGAGCTTTTCTGGTGACTTCCACTGTGGAGCAAACATGGTGACAAAAAACGAAGAAAGGGACAAATGAAAGGACACTATtcacactgcattttttttatcaCTTGCCAACTAGCTTGCTTTTGTATTCTCTACTATGGTGATGACACCACCAACAGGGGCTATGGAAGTTGGACGGTGGTGGGGATGTTGGGACAGATGGatttagcctgctgcagtcgATGCTGGCAACTGTTCTGCCTGCGGCACCTTTTTCAGGGTGTAAATGGTTTGCCACGCAACTGAAAGTCTGCTGTCTCAAAGAAAC encodes:
- the LOC142590028 gene encoding lysophosphatidylserine lipase ABHD12-like, with translation MLRWRGSTTSTVAGAPQEAPQEDQSPTRVSPKRKQRSTLSVFLLLLVSLAIGVLVIAPAVFYASPWIRRHAVFLTFVNLPPFPRLSDPRSYDLRCAHNFYIDSEEVGLRLGAWHIPPASSVDRLGCQQLDQDWFAHDKRPAVLYLHGNGGSRAGGHRVSLYKVLTGSLDAHVLALDYRGYGDSGSGPMGPSAEALAQDSRTALRWLQARTTGRPLIVWGHSLGTGVAIRLLEDLQRRGEAPPAGLVLEAPFDALHRVAATHPLSLPYRWLPYFELTFVASLKNDPVVEFNSTTRARSVSPKLPVLVLHARDDATVPFALGEKLHDAFREARQGNPSAGPLLLHAYDGRLGYGHKHLHRDPELTAIVAKFFALNRTDIRP